In Aythya fuligula isolate bAytFul2 chromosome 14, bAytFul2.pri, whole genome shotgun sequence, the following proteins share a genomic window:
- the INSYN2B gene encoding protein INSYN2B isoform X1 — MTNEMGRKETHYLQTLNCDLVAQQNMKMRPVLLKRNSLDSVDFMRQPHHRRSKSQQVRFKDDGMNMKTAGVTELGTNPAQDIALVTRNKEVARHHNFLLQSPSFPKAQKGLQNIAIQTSPSLRKHFPVFRRKKLAVSKSLTEMPTEAENCIQANGNLSEQDIMSSDLCYLRITNHLEDGFRNSKVNGQLSQRPSEAQRNGPIHTDDFSVTEKTTVSTQVPEYIYVNFPQNSNTSTDAPDTTVNLSNSLHSSTIINSNENNEKSMLSSDCEKINACLNHSANYSECNPHSDSFEGDKSDSELLVVSTDASSQETTPLSLPSNHSISPCSLRDHQQAGEHKTGSSCVTLTNDDHAVMSLTSSNASKSVSSCNTEIEKNSPPSDVSQCNSCLEGFHIKSYLPRNETDPQTNKEISEINQIHLAHGELCALQGRLQSVEESLLSNQEKIKVLLNVIQDLEKSRALSEGRNFFHTGQDLNNCSTCQNTACIIYSVEYDFRQQEGRFHQILQRLEHEEQNPASASPQKLSSDHPVPEKKELRRKTKKVKKKCFWWI; from the exons ATGACAAATGAAATGGGTCGCAAAGAAACACATTATTTGCAGACTTTAAACTGTGATTTGGTGGCCcagcaaaacatgaaaatgcGTCCAGTGCTGCTGAAGAGAAACAGTCTGGATTCAGTCGATTTTATGAGACAGCCACACCACCGCAGAAGCAAATCTCAGCAAGTTCGTTTCAAAGATGATGGGATGAACATGAAGACAGCAGGTGTCACTGAACTGGGTACTAATCCAGCCCAAGATATTGCATTAGTGACCAGAAATAAAGAAGTAGCTAGGCACCACAATTTTTTGCTACAGTCTCCATCTTTTCCCAAGGCTCAGAAAGGGCTTCAAAATATTGCCATACAAACATCTCCTAGCCTCAGGAAACACTTCCctgtttttagaagaaaaaaactggCAGTAAGCAAATCATTAACAGAAATGCCAACCGAGGCTGAAAATTGCATCCAAGCAAATGGCAATCTTTCTGAGCAAGACATTATGTCTTCAGACCTCTGTTATTTAAGAATAACTAATCATTTGGAAGATGGATTTAGGAACAGTAAGGTAAATGGTCAGTTAAGTCAAAGACCAtcagaagcacaaagaaatgGACCTATCCATACAGATGATTTCTCTGTAACAGAAAAGACAACTGTTTCTACACAGGTGCCTGAATACATTTATGTGAATTTTCCACAAAACAGCAATACTTCCACGGATGCACCAGATACAACCGTGAATTTAAGTAATTCACTACATTCTTCTACTATCATAAATAGCAATGAGAACAACGAAAAGAGCATGCTGTCATCTGATTGTGAAAAAATAAACGCTTGCCTAAACCATTCTGCTAATTACAGTGAATGTAATCCTCATTCTGACTCTTTTGAAGGAGATAAAAGTGACTCTGAGCTGCTTGTAGTCAGCACAGATGCAAGCAGTCAGGAAACTACGCCATTATCACTTCCATCAAATCACAGCATATCTCCTTGTTCCCTCAGAGACCATCAACAAGCAGGAGAGCACAAAACAGGTTCCAGCTGTGTGACACTAACAAATGATGATCACGCAGTAATGTCATTGACCAGCAGTAATGCatcaaaatctgtttcttcatgCAATACTGAAATTGAGAAAAATTCTCCCCCGTCTGACGTTTCCCAGTGTAACAGCTGTTTAGAAGGATTTCACATAAAGTCTTATCTGCCAAGGAATGAAACAGACCCACAAACCAACAAAGAGATTagtgaaataaatcaaattcaTCTGGCACATGGTGAACTATGTGCCCTACAAGGCAGGCTACAGTCTGTAGAGGAATCCTTGCTGTCGAACCAGGAGAAGATTAAAGTCCTTCTGAATGTAATTCAAGACCTTGAAAAATCCAGAGCCCTCAGTGAAGG GCGCAACTTTTTTCACACTGGTCAAGACCTCAACAACTGCAGCACCTGTCAGAACACCGCATGTATCATTTACAG CGTAGAATATGACTTCAGACAACAAGAAGGAAGATTTCATCAGATTTTGCAAAGACTGGAACATGAAGAGCAAAATCCAGCTTCAGCTTCACCTCAAAAACTATCATCTGATCATCCAGTTCCCGAGAAAAAGgagttaagaagaaaaacaaaaaaggtgaagaaaaaatgtttctggtggATTTGA
- the INSYN2B gene encoding protein INSYN2B isoform X2, with product MTNEMGRKETHYLQTLNCDLVAQQNMKMRPVLLKRNSLDSVDFMRQPHHRRSKSQQVRFKDDGMNMKTAGVTELGTNPAQDIALVTRNKEVARHHNFLLQSPSFPKAQKGLQNIAIQTSPSLRKHFPVFRRKKLAVSKSLTEMPTEAENCIQANGNLSEQDIMSSDLCYLRITNHLEDGFRNSKVNGQLSQRPSEAQRNGPIHTDDFSVTEKTTVSTQVPEYIYVNFPQNSNTSTDAPDTTVNLSNSLHSSTIINSNENNEKSMLSSDCEKINACLNHSANYSECNPHSDSFEGDKSDSELLVVSTDASSQETTPLSLPSNHSISPCSLRDHQQAGEHKTGSSCVTLTNDDHAVMSLTSSNASKSVSSCNTEIEKNSPPSDVSQCNSCLEGFHIKSYLPRNETDPQTNKEISEINQIHLAHGELCALQGRLQSVEESLLSNQEKIKVLLNVIQDLEKSRALSEGYGAF from the coding sequence ATGACAAATGAAATGGGTCGCAAAGAAACACATTATTTGCAGACTTTAAACTGTGATTTGGTGGCCcagcaaaacatgaaaatgcGTCCAGTGCTGCTGAAGAGAAACAGTCTGGATTCAGTCGATTTTATGAGACAGCCACACCACCGCAGAAGCAAATCTCAGCAAGTTCGTTTCAAAGATGATGGGATGAACATGAAGACAGCAGGTGTCACTGAACTGGGTACTAATCCAGCCCAAGATATTGCATTAGTGACCAGAAATAAAGAAGTAGCTAGGCACCACAATTTTTTGCTACAGTCTCCATCTTTTCCCAAGGCTCAGAAAGGGCTTCAAAATATTGCCATACAAACATCTCCTAGCCTCAGGAAACACTTCCctgtttttagaagaaaaaaactggCAGTAAGCAAATCATTAACAGAAATGCCAACCGAGGCTGAAAATTGCATCCAAGCAAATGGCAATCTTTCTGAGCAAGACATTATGTCTTCAGACCTCTGTTATTTAAGAATAACTAATCATTTGGAAGATGGATTTAGGAACAGTAAGGTAAATGGTCAGTTAAGTCAAAGACCAtcagaagcacaaagaaatgGACCTATCCATACAGATGATTTCTCTGTAACAGAAAAGACAACTGTTTCTACACAGGTGCCTGAATACATTTATGTGAATTTTCCACAAAACAGCAATACTTCCACGGATGCACCAGATACAACCGTGAATTTAAGTAATTCACTACATTCTTCTACTATCATAAATAGCAATGAGAACAACGAAAAGAGCATGCTGTCATCTGATTGTGAAAAAATAAACGCTTGCCTAAACCATTCTGCTAATTACAGTGAATGTAATCCTCATTCTGACTCTTTTGAAGGAGATAAAAGTGACTCTGAGCTGCTTGTAGTCAGCACAGATGCAAGCAGTCAGGAAACTACGCCATTATCACTTCCATCAAATCACAGCATATCTCCTTGTTCCCTCAGAGACCATCAACAAGCAGGAGAGCACAAAACAGGTTCCAGCTGTGTGACACTAACAAATGATGATCACGCAGTAATGTCATTGACCAGCAGTAATGCatcaaaatctgtttcttcatgCAATACTGAAATTGAGAAAAATTCTCCCCCGTCTGACGTTTCCCAGTGTAACAGCTGTTTAGAAGGATTTCACATAAAGTCTTATCTGCCAAGGAATGAAACAGACCCACAAACCAACAAAGAGATTagtgaaataaatcaaattcaTCTGGCACATGGTGAACTATGTGCCCTACAAGGCAGGCTACAGTCTGTAGAGGAATCCTTGCTGTCGAACCAGGAGAAGATTAAAGTCCTTCTGAATGTAATTCAAGACCTTGAAAAATCCAGAGCCCTCAGTGAAGGGTACGGTGCATTTTAA